One part of the Populus alba chromosome 18, ASM523922v2, whole genome shotgun sequence genome encodes these proteins:
- the LOC118051638 gene encoding aldehyde oxidase GLOX1, with product MANVFRSLVILPLLFVASYAQFWLRPDAFELFNKKKILGPHELFNNPFGDAQDYLRKKIENDFGTEPLPQSANPSHPNFFGLPNEPKGSWQLVSVNSGVSAMHAILLPEVDKVLMYDATIWKKSEIRLPAGHCRLLNETSGEKDCFCHSVLFDIATTAITPLQLHTDTWCSSGGLSIDGNLVGTGGFQGGAKTVRYLETCKGCNWREFPTALADRRWYSTQAELPDGGFIVVGGRDAFSYEYIPREGRSNAKSYFFDFLKKTSDKDENNLYPFVHLSTDGNLFIFANDRAVLLDPKSNKVVREFPALPGGHRNYPATGMSVLLPIKLHSKNNIVIPAEVMVCGGSGHRDAYTQASKDIFYTALEDCGRIRITDKKPAWKREVMPSPRVMGDMMILPTGDVLLLNGARRGCSGWGFAREPNLGPAIYHPKAKLGNRFRELTASTIPRMYHSSSVVLPDGKILVAGSNTNNGYVYNAMFPTELRVEKFSPPYLDPSVIRRRPVIIADKAPKQIGYNNLFKLHIKSKALKVEKTDIKVTMYAPAFTTHGVSMNQRLLDLGLEDLITENAFLGIHSITAVSPPSGKVAPPGYYMLFVVHQGVPSVSSWVQIK from the exons ATGGCGAATGTGTTCAGGTCTCTTGTTATTCTCCCTCTCTTGTTTGTTGCGAGCTATGCCCAATTTTGGCTGAGGCCAGATGCCTTCGAACTGttcaacaagaagaagatattAGGCCCCCATGAGCTGTTTAATAACCCTTTTGGAGATGCTCAAGATTACTTGAGGAAGAAGATCGAAAACGATTTCGGGACCGAGCCACTGCCACAATCCGCTAACCCTTCTCATCCTAATTTTTTTGGTCTCCCTAATGAGCCTAAAGGGTCATGGCAGCTGGTTTCTGTGAATTCTGGAGTTTCAGCCATGCATGCAATCTTGCTTCCAGAAGTTGACAAGGTCTTAATGTATGACGCTACTATTTGGAAGAAATCAGAAATCCGGTTGCCTGCTGGCCATTGCCGTCTTCTTAACGAAACTTCAGGTGAAAAGGATTGCTTTTGTCATTCAGTTCTGTTTGACATTGCCACCACGGCGATAACACCTCTACAG CTTCACACAGATACATGGTGTTCATCAGGAGGTCTTTCCATTGATGGAAACCTGGTGGGCACTGGCGGTTTCCAGGGAGGTGCCAAGACTGTTAGATATCTGGAGACATGTAAAGGGTGTAATTGGAGAGAATTCCCAACTGCACTTGCTGATCGTagatg GTACTCAACACAAGCGGAACTACCTGATGGTGGATTCATCGTGGTTGGTGGTCGCGACGCTTTCAGCTACGAGTACATTCCACGAGAAGGACGCTCCAATGCCAAGTCCTACTTCTTTGACTTCCTGAAGAAAACCAGCGATAAGGATGAGAACAATTTGTATCCTTTTGTCCACCTTTCTACCGATGGCAACCTCTTCATCTTTGCCAATGATCGTGCCGTCCTGCTCGATCCCAAGTCCAACAAGGTTGTCCGTGAGTTCCCAGCCCTTCCAGGTGGCCACCGCAACTACCCTGCCACCGGGATGTCTGTGCTGCTCCCAATAAAACTACACTCGAAGAATAATATTGTCATCCCGGCTGAAGTCATGGTTTGTGGAGGCTCCGGACACAGAGATGCATATACCCAAGCTAGCAAAGATATATTCTACACTGCACTCGAAGACTGTGGAAGAATCAGAATTACAGATAAAAAGCCTGCCTGGAAGAGAGAAGTCATGCCATCACCCCGTGTCATGGGTGACATGATGATCCTTCCCACAGGGGATGTCCTCCTGCTCAACGGTGCCCGGAGAGGATGCTCAGGATGGGGTTTTGCCAGAGAACCAAATTTGGGCCCTGCAATATATCATCCCAAAGCCAAGCTAGGCAACAGGTTTAGGGAACTAACAGCCTCTACGATTCCAAGAATGTACCATTCATCATCTGTGGTACTGCCAGACGGTAAAATCCTTGTAGCTGGTAGCAACACGAACAATGGCTACGTTTATAACGCCATGTTCCCCACTGAACTAAGGGTTGAGAAATTCTCGCCACCTTACTTGGATCCATCAGTGATACGGCGTAGACCTGTGATTATAGCTGATAAAGCCCCAAAGCAGATTGGTTATAATAACTTGTTCAAGCTCCATATCAAATCAAAAGCATTGAAAGTAGAGAAGACAGACATCAAGGTAACAATGTACGCTCCTGCTTTTACCACTCATGGGGTGTCAATGAATCAAAGACTCCTCGACTTGGGTTTGGAAGATTTGATTACTGAAAATGCATTCCTAGGGATCCACAGTATCACAGCCGTGTCACCACCGAGCGGTAAGGTTGCTCCTCCTGGGTATTACATGCTCTTTGTTGTTCATCAAGGAGTACCCAGTGTCTCCTCATGGGTGCAGATCAAGTGA
- the LOC118051680 gene encoding probable xyloglucan endotransglucosylase/hydrolase protein 26, giving the protein MASLRAFLVALFIFAVAFDPSSVNAKFSKSMYFYWGAHNSAILGDGDDLQLVLNQASGSGVKSKRPFLFGSIQMLIKLVPGNSAGTVTAYYVSSSGDTHDEIDFEFLGNTSGQPYTIHTNIYTQGNGSREQQFRPWFDPTADFHNYTIHWNPTEVVWYIDNVPIRVFRNYENEGIAYPNKQGMRVYSSLWNADNWATQGGRVKIDWTVAPFIARYRNFRARACKWNGLVSINQCAANTPANWWTSPAYSKLSDARLGQMKWVRDNYMIYNYCNDTKRFNGQMPPECFKAQF; this is encoded by the exons ATGGCAAGTTTACGAGCTTTCCTGGTAGCTCTATTCATCTTTGCAGTGGCATTTGATCCAAGTTCAGTTAATGCCAAATTCTCCAAGAGCATGTATTTCTATTGGGGTGCCCATAATTCGGCAATACTTGGCGATGGCGACGATCTTCAACTTGTCTTGAATCAGGCGTCGG GCTCTGGTGTTAAATCGAAGCGTCCGTTCCTATTTGGAAGCATTCAAATGTTAATTAAGCTAGTACCTGGGAACTCAGCTGGAACTGTCACTGCCTATTAC GTATCCTCTTCTGGGGACACACATGACGAAATAGACTTTGAGTTCTTAGGGAATACATCAGGACAGCCATACACCATACACACAAACATCTATACTCAAGGAAATGGAAGCAGGGAACAGCAATTCCGCCCCTGGTTTGACCCAACTGCAGATTTCCATAATTACACTATACATTGGAACCCTACTGAAGTTGT GTGGTACATTGATAATGTACCAATCCGCGTATTCCGTAACTATGAAAATGAGGGGATTGCTTACCCAAACAAACAGGGAATGAGGGTTTACTCCAGCTTGTGGAATGCTGATAACTGGGCAACTCAAGGTGGGCGAGTTAAGATTGATTGGACAGTGGCACCCTTCATAGCAAGATACCGCAATTTTAGGGCAAGGGCTTGCAAGTGGAATGGACTAGTTAGCATAAATCAATGTGCTGCCAACACCCCAGCTAACTGGTGGACATCCCCCGCCTATAGCAAGTTGAGCGATGCCCGATTGGGTCAAATGAAGTGGGTCAGAGACAACTACATGATCTACAACTACTGCAATGACACTAAGAGATTCAATGGACAAATGCCACCTGAATGTTTTAAGGCACAGTTCTAA